Proteins from a genomic interval of Candidatus Peregrinibacteria bacterium:
- a CDS encoding IS630 family transposase — MPILQNKKNLKKLQQLLKDPNVELWATDEVHFQQHGSRCRMWIPPEEKDPVLLHKPTRKSVGYFGAVRISDGKFVYQSEKEKFNGLSFYSFLKKLRKISSKKGKKIVLITDNARYHHANLHKKWRKKYEESFSLLFLPPYSPELNPIERVWKLTRRLCLHNIYFPTLNDMITSVEQQFKNWNSGHETLRKLCAIN; from the coding sequence ATGCCGATCCTTCAAAACAAAAAGAATTTAAAAAAACTCCAGCAACTTTTAAAAGATCCGAATGTAGAACTTTGGGCAACTGACGAAGTTCATTTCCAACAGCACGGTTCGCGTTGTCGCATGTGGATTCCACCAGAAGAAAAAGATCCTGTTCTGCTTCATAAACCGACCAGAAAAAGTGTTGGGTATTTTGGTGCAGTGAGAATTTCTGATGGAAAATTTGTGTATCAATCTGAAAAAGAAAAGTTTAACGGATTGAGCTTCTATTCATTTTTAAAAAAGTTAAGGAAAATATCTTCCAAAAAAGGAAAAAAGATTGTTTTGATAACTGATAATGCCCGATATCATCATGCAAATTTGCATAAAAAATGGAGAAAAAAATATGAAGAATCTTTTTCATTACTTTTTCTTCCACCATATAGTCCAGAGCTGAATCCAATTGAGCGGGTCTGGAAATTAACACGACGATTGTGTCTACACAATATTTATTTCCCGACATTGAACGATATGATTACCAGCGTTGAACAACAATTTAAAAACTGGAATTCTGGTCATGAAACTTTAAGAAAATTATGCGCAATAAATTAA
- a CDS encoding transposase, producing MKPLSISDPHIILAFQDEIRRSDEARYDHRLHSILLVAQGMTCPEVAKKLGDSTRTVQYWVHRFEDDGFSGLADADHVGRPRRISQIQLKEINLMLRKSPADAGLQGNLWDGKTLSLFIKNKYVITLGVRQCQRLFRQLGFRLRKPRPLIAHADPSKQKEFKKTPATFKRSECRTLGN from the coding sequence ATGAAACCATTAAGTATTTCTGATCCACATATTATTTTGGCATTTCAAGATGAAATTCGCCGTTCAGATGAAGCAAGATACGATCATCGGCTTCATTCTATTTTACTTGTTGCGCAGGGAATGACCTGCCCTGAAGTTGCTAAAAAACTTGGGGATTCGACTCGAACAGTTCAATATTGGGTTCATCGTTTTGAAGACGATGGATTTTCTGGGCTTGCTGATGCTGATCATGTCGGTCGACCAAGACGCATAAGCCAAATCCAACTGAAAGAAATTAATTTGATGTTGCGAAAATCACCGGCAGATGCAGGGCTTCAAGGAAATTTATGGGATGGAAAAACTCTTTCTCTTTTTATTAAAAATAAATACGTTATTACACTTGGAGTTCGGCAATGCCAACGGCTTTTTCGCCAACTTGGGTTCCGCTTAAGAAAGCCACGTCCTCTCATTGCTCATGCCGATCCTTCAAAACAAAAAGAATTTAAAAAAACTCCAGCAACTTTTAAAAGATCCGAATGTAGAACTTTGGGCAACTGA
- a CDS encoding DUF4143 domain-containing protein, producing MPSLFPILRAVIDQDRRNGRFLLLGSASPDLLKHTSESMAGRIVYHELFPFSLAEVKNATENVRNLWLRGGYPESFLAEDEEKSFRWREAFLQTYLERDIPQLGIHISSIQMRRFLTMVAHSHGQLWNASKIANSLGVSAPTIRSYMDIFEKTFLIRKAEPYHINIKKRLVKSPKIFLCDSGILHTLLGIHTFEDAFSHPALGSSWEGFVLEQLSSLSSRNRQEIYFFRTSAGAEIDFLLLSRKKRLIAIEVKYSLSPKLTKSFWNAFRDLSCGKGYVVYPGDEIYPLQKNVFALPIAQISEIFKQKIP from the coding sequence ATGCCATCACTCTTTCCCATTTTGAGAGCGGTAATTGATCAGGACAGGAGAAACGGGCGATTTCTTTTACTCGGCTCCGCTTCGCCTGATCTTCTGAAGCACACTTCCGAGAGCATGGCAGGAAGAATTGTGTACCATGAACTCTTTCCATTTTCGTTAGCAGAAGTGAAAAATGCTACTGAGAATGTGCGGAATTTATGGCTCAGGGGAGGGTATCCAGAAAGTTTTCTTGCTGAAGACGAAGAAAAGAGCTTCAGATGGCGCGAGGCATTTCTTCAAACATATCTGGAGCGTGATATTCCGCAACTCGGAATTCATATTTCTTCCATTCAAATGAGGAGATTTCTTACTATGGTGGCTCACTCCCATGGTCAGCTGTGGAATGCGAGCAAAATTGCAAATAGTTTGGGAGTTTCTGCCCCTACAATACGAAGTTATATGGATATATTTGAAAAAACTTTTCTCATCCGTAAAGCAGAACCATACCATATAAATATCAAAAAAAGATTGGTAAAATCTCCGAAAATCTTTCTTTGTGATAGTGGAATTCTTCATACTCTCCTCGGAATTCATACTTTTGAAGATGCTTTCTCCCATCCAGCGCTCGGAAGTTCATGGGAAGGTTTTGTTCTCGAACAACTTTCATCTCTCTCTTCAAGAAATCGCCAGGAAATATACTTCTTCCGAACAAGCGCTGGAGCGGAAATTGATTTTCTTCTCCTTTCTCGAAAAAAACGATTGATTGCGATAGAAGTAAAGTATTCGCTCAGCCCAAAACTGACAAAATCATTCTGGAATGCGTTTCGTGATCTTTCCTGTGGAAAGGGATACGTGGTATATCCGGGAGATGAAATATATCCCCTTCAAAAAAATGTTTTTGCTCTGCCAATCGCACAGATCTCTGAAATATTCAAACAAAAAATACCTTGA